A DNA window from Impatiens glandulifera isolate HB10 chloroplast, complete genome contains the following coding sequences:
- the psbM gene encoding PsbM, whose protein sequence is MEVNILAFIATALFILVPTAFLLIIYVKTVSQNN, encoded by the coding sequence ATGGAAGTAAATATTCTTGCATTTATTGCTACTGCACTCTTCATTCTAGTTCCTACTGCTTTTCTCCTTATCATTTACGTAAAAACAGTAAGTCAAAATAATTAA
- the rps14 gene encoding ribosomal protein S14: MARKSLIQREKKRKKLEQKYHLIRRSSKKEISKAHSLSEKWEIHGKLQSPPRNSAPTRLHRRCFSTGRPRANYRDFGLSGHILREMVHACLLPGATRSSW; the protein is encoded by the coding sequence ATGGCAAGGAAAAGTTTGATTCAAAGGGAGAAAAAGAGGAAAAAATTGGAACAGAAATATCATTTGATTCGTCGATCCTCAAAAAAAGAAATAAGTAAAGCTCACTCTTTGAGTGAGAAATGGGAAATTCATGGAAAATTACAATCCCCACCGCGGAATAGTGCGCCTACACGCCTTCATCGACGCTGTTTTTCTACCGGAAGGCCGAGAGCTAACTATCGAGACTTTGGACTATCCGGGCACATACTTCGTGAAATGGTTCATGCATGTTTGTTGCCAGGGGCAACAAGATCTAGTTGGTAG
- the ndhJ gene encoding NdhJ, producing the protein MQGRLSAWLVKHGIIHRSLGFDYQGIEALQIKPEDWHSIAVILYVYGYNYLRSQCAYDVAPGGLLASVYHLTRIEDGVDQPEEVCIKVFAPRSNPRIPSVFWVWKTVDFQERESYDMLGIYYDNHPRLKRILMPESWIGWPLRKDYIAPNFYELQNAH; encoded by the coding sequence ATGCAGGGTCGTTTATCTGCTTGGCTAGTCAAGCATGGGATAATTCATAGATCTTTGGGCTTTGATTACCAAGGAATAGAGGCTTTACAAATAAAGCCTGAGGATTGGCATTCAATTGCTGTCATTTTATATGTATATGGTTACAATTATCTACGTTCCCAATGTGCCTATGATGTAGCACCCGGCGGCCTATTAGCTAGTGTGTATCATCTTACGAGAATCGAGGATGGTGTAGATCAACCAGAGGAGGTATGCATAAAAGTATTTGCTCCAAGGAGCAATCCGAGAATTCCGTCTGTTTTCTGGGTTTGGAAAACTGTGGATTTTCAAGAACGGGAATCTTATGATATGTTGGGAATCTATTATGATAACCATCCACGCTTGAAACGTATCTTAATGCCCGAAAGTTGGATAGGATGGCCCTTACGTAAGGATTATATTGCCCCCAATTTTTATGAACTACAAAATGCTCATTGA
- the ycf3 gene encoding Ycf3 → MPRSRINGNFIDKTFSIVANILLRIIPTTSGEKEAFTYYRDGMLAQSEGNYAEALQNYYEAMRLEIDPYDRSYILYNIGLIHTSNGEHTKALEYYFRALERNPFLPQAFNNMAVICHYRGEQAIRQGDSEIAEAWFNQAAEYWKQAIALTPGNYIEAHNWLKITRRFE, encoded by the exons ATGCCTAGATCACGGATAAATGGAAATTTTATTGATAAGACCTTTTCAATTGTAGCCAATATCTTATTACGAATAATTCCGACAACTTCAGGAGAAAAAGAGGCATTTACCTATTACAGAGATGGT ATGTTAGCTCAATCCGAAGGAAATTATGCGGAAGCTTTACAAAATTATTATGAAGCTATGCGATTAGAAATTGATCCCTATGATCGAAGTTATATACTCTATAACATAGGCCTTATCCACACAAGTAATGGAGAGCATACGAAAGCTTTGGAATATTATTTTCGAGCACTAGAACGAAATCCATTCTTACCACAAGCTTTTAATAATATGGCCGTGATCTGTCATTAC CGGGGGGAACAGGCCATTCGGCAAGGAGATTCTGAAATTGCGGAGGCTTGGTTTAATCAAGCCGCTGAGTATTGGAAACAGGCTATAGCGCTTACTCCTGGTAATTATATTGAAGCGCATAATTGGTTAAAGATCACTAGACGTTTTGAATAA
- the psbZ gene encoding PsbZ has protein sequence MTIAFQLAVFALIATSSILLISVPVVFASPEGWSSNKNVVFSGTSLWVALVFLVGILNSLIS, from the coding sequence ATGACTATTGCTTTCCAGTTGGCTGTTTTTGCATTAATTGCTACTTCATCAATCTTATTGATTAGCGTACCCGTTGTATTTGCTTCTCCGGAGGGTTGGTCAAGTAACAAAAATGTTGTATTTTCCGGTACATCTCTATGGGTTGCATTAGTGTTTTTGGTGGGTATTCTTAATTCTCTCATCTCTTGA
- the psaA gene encoding PsaA, translating to MIIRSPEPEVKILVDRDPIKTSFEEWARPGHFSRTIAKGPDTTTWIWNLHADAHDFDSHTSDLEEISRKVFSAHFGQLSIIFLWLSGMYFHGARFSNYEAWLSDPTHIGPSGQVVWPIVGQEILNGDVGGGFRGIQITSGFFQIWRASGITSELQLYCTAIGALIFAALMLFAGWFHYHKAAPKLAWFQDVESMLNHHLAGLLGLGSLSWAGHQVHVSLPINQFLNAGVDPKEIPLPHEFILNRDLLAQLYPSFAEGATPFFTLNWSKYAEFLTFRGGLDPVTGGLWLTDIAHHHLAIAILFLIAGHMYRTNWGIGHGLKDILEAHKGPFTGQGHKGLYEILTTSWHAQLSLNLAMLGSLTIVVAHHMYSMPPYPYLATDYGTQLSLFTHHMWIGGFLIVGAAAHAAIFMVRDYDPTTRYNDLLDRVLRHRDAIISHLNWACIFLGFHSFGLYIHNDTMSALGRPQDMFSDTAIQLQPIFAQWIQNTHALAPGATAPGATASTSLTWGGGDLVAVGGKVALLPIPLGTADFLVHHIHAFTIHVTVLILLKGVLFARSSRLIPDKANLGFRFPCDGPGRGGTCQVSAWDHVFLGLFWMYNSISIVIFHFSWKMQSDVWGSISDQGVVTHITGGNFSQSSITINGWLRDFLWAQASQVIQSYGSSLSAYGLFFLGAHFVWAFSLMFLFSGRGYWQELIESIVWAHNKLKVAPATQPRALSIVQGRAVGVTHYLLGGIATTWAFFLARIIAVG from the coding sequence ATGATTATTCGTTCGCCGGAACCAGAAGTTAAAATTTTGGTAGATAGGGATCCCATAAAAACTTCTTTTGAAGAATGGGCCAGACCGGGTCATTTCTCAAGAACAATAGCTAAAGGTCCTGATACTACTACTTGGATCTGGAACCTACATGCTGATGCTCATGATTTTGATAGCCATACCAGTGATTTGGAGGAGATCTCTCGAAAAGTATTTAGTGCCCATTTTGGTCAACTCTCCATCATTTTTCTTTGGCTGAGTGGCATGTATTTCCACGGTGCTCGTTTTTCCAACTATGAAGCATGGTTAAGCGATCCTACTCACATTGGGCCTAGTGGCCAAGTAGTTTGGCCCATAGTAGGCCAAGAAATATTGAATGGGGATGTGGGCGGGGGTTTTCGAGGAATACAAATAACCTCTGGGTTTTTTCAGATTTGGCGAGCATCTGGAATAACTAGTGAATTACAACTCTATTGTACCGCAATTGGTGCATTGATCTTTGCAGCGTTAATGCTTTTTGCTGGTTGGTTCCATTATCATAAAGCTGCTCCAAAATTGGCTTGGTTTCAAGATGTAGAATCTATGTTGAATCACCATTTAGCGGGGTTACTAGGACTTGGGTCTCTTTCTTGGGCGGGACATCAAGTACATGTATCTTTACCGATTAACCAATTTCTAAACGCTGGAGTAGATCCTAAAGAGATACCGCTTCCTCATGAATTTATTTTGAATCGGGATCTTTTGGCTCAACTTTATCCCAGTTTTGCCGAGGGAGCAACTCCATTTTTCACCTTGAATTGGTCAAAATATGCAGAATTTCTGACTTTTCGCGGAGGATTAGATCCAGTAACTGGTGGTCTATGGTTAACCGATATAGCACACCATCATTTAGCTATTGCAATCCTTTTCCTGATCGCGGGTCACATGTATAGGACCAACTGGGGTATTGGTCATGGCTTAAAAGATATTTTAGAAGCTCATAAAGGCCCATTTACAGGCCAGGGTCATAAAGGCCTATATGAGATCCTAACAACGTCATGGCATGCTCAATTATCTCTTAACCTAGCTATGTTAGGTTCTTTAACCATTGTTGTAGCTCACCATATGTATTCCATGCCCCCTTACCCATATCTAGCTACTGACTATGGTACACAACTGTCATTGTTCACACATCACATGTGGATTGGTGGATTTCTCATAGTTGGCGCTGCTGCGCATGCAGCCATCTTTATGGTAAGAGACTATGATCCAACTACTCGATACAACGATCTATTAGATCGTGTCCTTAGACATCGTGATGCAATCATATCACATCTCAACTGGGCATGTATATTTCTAGGCTTTCACAGCTTTGGTTTGTATATTCATAATGATACCATGAGCGCTTTAGGACGTCCCCAAGATATGTTTTCAGATACTGCTATACAATTACAACCTATCTTTGCTCAATGGATCCAAAACACCCATGCTTTGGCGCCTGGTGCAACCGCTCCGGGTGCAACAGCAAGCACCAGTTTAACTTGGGGGGGTGGTGATTTAGTAGCAGTCGGTGGAAAAGTAGCTTTGTTACCTATTCCATTAGGCACTGCCGATTTTTTGGTTCATCACATTCATGCATTTACGATTCATGTGACGGTATTGATACTCCTGAAGGGTGTTCTATTTGCTCGTAGCTCTCGTTTAATACCGGATAAAGCAAATCTTGGTTTTCGTTTTCCTTGTGATGGACCTGGAAGAGGAGGAACATGTCAAGTATCAGCTTGGGATCATGTCTTCTTAGGACTATTCTGGATGTACAATTCCATTTCGATAGTAATATTCCATTTCAGTTGGAAAATGCAGTCAGATGTTTGGGGTAGTATAAGTGATCAGGGAGTAGTAACTCATATTACGGGAGGAAACTTTTCGCAGAGTTCCATTACTATTAATGGGTGGCTCCGCGATTTCTTATGGGCGCAGGCATCCCAGGTTATTCAGTCTTATGGTTCTTCATTATCTGCATATGGCCTTTTTTTCCTAGGGGCCCATTTTGTATGGGCTTTTAGTTTAATGTTTCTTTTCAGCGGACGTGGTTATTGGCAAGAACTTATTGAATCCATCGTTTGGGCTCATAATAAATTAAAAGTTGCTCCTGCTACTCAGCCTAGAGCCTTGAGCATTGTACAAGGACGTGCTGTAGGAGTAACCCATTACCTTCTGGGTGGAATTGCCACAACATGGGCGTTCTTCTTAGCAAGAATTATTGCAGTAGGATAA
- the psbD gene encoding PsbD yields MTITLGKFTKDENDLFDIMDDWLRRDRFVFVGWSGLLLFPCAYFALGGWFTGTTFVTSWYTHGLASSYLEGCNFLTAAVSTPANSLAHSLLLLWGPEAQGDFTRWCQLGGLWIFVALHGAFALIGFMLRQFELARSVQLRPYNAIAFSGPIAVFVSVFLIYPLGQSGWFFAPSFGVAAIFRFILFFQGFHNWTLNPFHMMGVAGVLGAALLCAIHGATVENTLFEDGDGANTFRAFNPTQAEETYSMVTANRFWSQIFGVAFSNKRWLHFFMLFVPVTGLWMSALGVVGLALNLRAYDFVSQEIRAAEDPEFETFYTKNILLNEGIRAWMAAQDQPHENLIFPEEVLPRGNAL; encoded by the coding sequence ATGACTATAACCCTTGGTAAATTTACCAAAGATGAAAATGATTTATTTGATATTATGGATGACTGGTTACGGAGGGACCGTTTCGTTTTTGTAGGATGGTCCGGTTTATTACTCTTTCCTTGTGCCTATTTCGCTTTAGGGGGTTGGTTCACAGGTACAACCTTTGTAACTTCATGGTATACTCATGGATTGGCTAGTTCCTATTTGGAAGGTTGCAATTTCTTAACAGCTGCAGTTTCAACTCCAGCTAATAGTTTAGCACATTCGTTGTTATTACTGTGGGGTCCTGAAGCACAAGGTGATTTTACTCGTTGGTGTCAATTAGGTGGTTTGTGGATTTTTGTCGCTCTCCATGGTGCTTTCGCGCTAATAGGTTTCATGTTACGTCAATTCGAACTTGCTCGATCTGTTCAATTGCGACCTTATAATGCAATTGCATTCTCTGGCCCAATTGCTGTTTTTGTTTCAGTCTTTCTGATTTATCCACTAGGTCAGTCTGGTTGGTTTTTTGCGCCTAGCTTTGGTGTAGCGGCTATATTTCGATTTATCCTCTTTTTTCAGGGGTTTCATAATTGGACATTGAACCCTTTTCATATGATGGGAGTTGCCGGTGTATTGGGTGCGGCTTTGCTATGCGCTATTCATGGTGCTACCGTAGAAAATACTTTATTTGAAGATGGGGATGGTGCAAATACATTTCGTGCTTTTAACCCAACTCAAGCCGAAGAAACTTATTCAATGGTTACCGCTAACCGCTTTTGGTCCCAAATCTTTGGGGTTGCTTTTTCCAACAAACGTTGGTTACATTTCTTTATGTTATTTGTACCAGTAACCGGTTTATGGATGAGTGCTCTTGGAGTAGTCGGTCTAGCCCTGAACCTACGTGCCTATGACTTCGTTTCTCAGGAAATTCGCGCAGCGGAAGATCCTGAATTTGAGACTTTCTACACCAAAAATATTCTCTTAAACGAAGGTATTCGTGCTTGGATGGCGGCTCAAGATCAGCCTCATGAAAACCTTATATTCCCTGAGGAGGTTCTACCCCGTGGAAACGCTCTTTAA
- the psbC gene encoding PsbC, whose product MKTLYSLRRFYPVETLFNGTLALAGRDQETTGFAWWAGNARLINLSGKLLGAHVAHAGLIVFWAGAMNLFEVAHFVPEKPMYEQGLILLPHLATLGWGVGPGGEVIDTFPYFVSGVLHLISSAVLGFGGIYHALLGPETLEESFPFFGYVWKDRNKMTTILGIHLILLGIGAFLLVFKALYFGGVYDTWAPGGGDVRKITNLTLSPSIIFGYLLKSPFGGEGWIVSVDDLEDIIGGHVWLGSICIFGGIWHILTKPFAWARRALVWSGEAYLSYSLGALSVCGFIACCFVWFNNTAYPSEFYGPTGPEASQAQAFTFLVRDQRLGANVGSAQGPTGLGKYLMRSPTGEVIFGGETMRFWDLRAPWLEPLRGPNGLDLSRLKKDIQPWQERRSAEYMTHAPLGSLNSVGGVATEINAVNYVSPRSWLATSHFVLGFFLFVGHLWHAGRARAAAAGFEKGIDRDFEPVLSMTPLN is encoded by the coding sequence ATGAAAACCTTATATTCCCTGAGGAGGTTCTACCCCGTGGAAACGCTCTTTAATGGAACTTTAGCTTTAGCTGGTCGTGACCAAGAAACCACTGGTTTCGCTTGGTGGGCCGGGAATGCTCGACTTATCAATTTATCCGGTAAACTACTAGGGGCTCATGTAGCCCATGCCGGATTAATCGTATTCTGGGCTGGAGCAATGAACCTATTTGAAGTGGCTCATTTTGTACCAGAGAAGCCTATGTATGAACAAGGATTAATTTTGCTTCCCCACCTAGCTACTCTAGGTTGGGGGGTCGGTCCCGGTGGGGAAGTTATAGACACCTTTCCATACTTTGTGTCTGGAGTACTTCACTTAATTTCCTCTGCAGTATTGGGCTTTGGCGGTATTTATCATGCACTTCTGGGACCTGAGACTCTTGAAGAATCTTTTCCATTTTTTGGTTATGTATGGAAAGATAGAAATAAAATGACCACAATTTTAGGTATTCACTTAATCTTGTTAGGTATAGGCGCTTTTCTTCTAGTATTTAAGGCTCTTTATTTTGGGGGCGTATATGATACCTGGGCTCCCGGAGGGGGGGATGTAAGAAAAATTACCAACTTGACTCTTAGCCCAAGTATTATATTTGGTTATTTATTAAAATCTCCATTTGGAGGAGAAGGATGGATTGTTAGTGTAGATGATTTGGAAGATATAATCGGAGGGCATGTATGGTTAGGTTCCATTTGTATATTTGGTGGAATCTGGCATATCTTAACTAAACCTTTCGCATGGGCTCGACGTGCACTTGTATGGTCTGGAGAGGCTTACTTGTCTTATAGTTTAGGTGCTTTATCTGTTTGTGGTTTTATTGCTTGTTGTTTTGTCTGGTTCAATAATACCGCTTATCCTAGTGAGTTTTACGGACCGACTGGACCAGAAGCTTCGCAAGCCCAAGCATTTACTTTTCTAGTTAGAGACCAGCGTCTTGGAGCTAACGTGGGATCCGCTCAAGGACCTACTGGTTTAGGTAAATATCTAATGCGTTCCCCGACTGGGGAAGTCATTTTTGGGGGTGAAACTATGCGCTTTTGGGATTTGCGTGCTCCATGGTTAGAACCTCTACGGGGTCCAAATGGGTTGGACTTAAGTAGGCTGAAAAAAGATATACAACCTTGGCAAGAACGGCGTTCTGCAGAATATATGACTCATGCTCCTTTAGGTTCTTTAAATTCGGTGGGTGGCGTAGCTACCGAAATCAATGCAGTCAATTATGTGTCTCCTAGAAGTTGGTTAGCTACCTCTCATTTTGTTCTAGGATTCTTCTTGTTCGTAGGTCATTTGTGGCACGCGGGAAGGGCTCGTGCAGCTGCAGCAGGATTTGAAAAAGGAATTGATCGTGATTTTGAGCCTGTTCTTTCCATGACCCCTCTTAATTGA
- the petN gene encoding PetN, translated as MDIVSLAWAALMVVFTFSLSLVVWGRSGL; from the coding sequence ATGGATATAGTAAGTCTCGCCTGGGCTGCTTTAATGGTAGTCTTTACATTTTCCCTTTCACTCGTAGTATGGGGAAGAAGTGGACTCTAG
- the psaB gene encoding PsaB: MALRFPRFSQGLAQDPTTRRIWFGIATAHDFESHDDITEERLYQNIFASHFGQLAIIFLWTSGNLFHVAWQGNFESWVQDPLHVRPIAHAIWDPHFGQPAVEAFTRGGALGPVNIAYSGVYQWWYTIGLRTNEDLYTGALFLLFLSAISLIAGWLHLQPKWKPSVSWFKNAESRLNHHLSGLFGVSSLAWTGHLVHVAIPGSRGEYVRWNNFLDVLPHPQGLGPLFTGQWNLYAQNPDSSSHLFSTSQGAGTAILTLLGGFHPQTQSLWLTDIAHHHLAIAFIFLVAGHMYRTNFGIGHSIKDLLDAHIPPGGRLGRGHKGLYDTINNSIHFQLGLALASLGVITSLVAQHMYSLPAYAFIAQDFTTQAALYTHHQYIAGFIMTGAFAHGAIFFIRDYNPEQNEDNVLARMLDHKEAIISHLSWASLFLGFHTLGLYVHNDVMLAFGTPEKQILIEPIFAQWIQSAHGKTSYGFDVLLSSTSGPAFNAGRSIWLPGWLNAINENSNSLFLTIGPGDFLVHHAIALGLHTTTLILVKGALDARGSKLMPDKKDFGYSFPCDGPGRGGTCDISAWDAFYLAVFWMLNTIGWVTFYWHWKHITLWQGNVSQFNESSTYLMGWLRDYLWLNSSQLINGYNPFGMNSLSVWAWMFLFGHLVWATGFMFLISWRGYWQELIETLAWAHERTPLANLIRWRDKPVALSIVQARLVGLAHFSVGYIFTYAAFLIASTSGKFG; this comes from the coding sequence ATGGCATTAAGATTTCCAAGGTTTAGCCAAGGCTTAGCTCAGGACCCCACTACTCGTCGTATTTGGTTTGGTATTGCTACCGCACATGACTTCGAGAGTCATGATGATATTACTGAGGAACGTCTTTATCAGAATATTTTTGCTTCTCACTTCGGACAATTAGCAATTATTTTTCTATGGACTTCCGGAAATCTGTTTCATGTAGCTTGGCAAGGAAATTTTGAATCATGGGTTCAGGACCCTTTACATGTAAGGCCCATTGCTCATGCAATTTGGGATCCTCATTTTGGTCAACCAGCTGTGGAAGCTTTTACTAGAGGGGGTGCTCTTGGCCCAGTGAATATAGCTTATTCTGGTGTTTATCAGTGGTGGTATACAATAGGTTTACGCACTAATGAAGATCTTTACACCGGAGCTCTTTTTCTATTATTTCTTTCTGCCATATCTTTAATAGCAGGTTGGTTACACCTACAACCGAAATGGAAACCTAGTGTTTCATGGTTCAAAAATGCGGAATCTCGTCTCAATCATCATTTGTCAGGACTTTTCGGAGTAAGTTCCTTGGCTTGGACGGGGCATTTAGTGCATGTTGCTATTCCTGGATCGCGAGGAGAGTACGTTCGGTGGAATAACTTCTTAGATGTATTACCACATCCCCAGGGGTTAGGCCCACTTTTTACGGGTCAGTGGAATCTTTATGCTCAAAATCCCGATTCAAGTAGTCATTTATTTAGTACCTCTCAAGGAGCAGGCACTGCCATTCTAACCCTTCTCGGCGGATTCCATCCACAAACGCAAAGTTTATGGCTGACTGATATTGCTCATCATCATTTAGCTATTGCATTTATTTTTCTCGTTGCTGGTCATATGTATAGAACTAACTTCGGGATTGGGCACAGTATAAAAGATCTTTTAGATGCACACATTCCGCCGGGGGGACGGTTGGGACGTGGCCATAAGGGGCTTTATGATACAATCAATAATTCAATTCATTTTCAATTAGGTCTTGCTCTAGCCTCTTTAGGGGTTATTACGTCCTTGGTAGCTCAACACATGTATTCTTTACCTGCTTATGCATTCATAGCACAAGACTTTACTACTCAAGCTGCGTTATATACGCATCACCAATACATCGCAGGGTTCATTATGACAGGAGCTTTTGCTCACGGAGCTATCTTTTTCATTAGAGACTATAATCCGGAACAGAATGAGGATAATGTATTAGCTAGAATGTTAGACCATAAAGAAGCTATTATATCCCATTTAAGTTGGGCCAGTCTCTTTCTGGGATTCCATACATTGGGGCTTTATGTTCATAATGATGTCATGCTTGCTTTTGGTACTCCAGAGAAACAAATCTTGATTGAACCTATATTTGCTCAATGGATACAATCTGCTCATGGTAAAACTTCATATGGGTTTGATGTACTTTTATCTTCAACGAGTGGCCCGGCATTCAATGCCGGTCGAAGCATATGGCTGCCCGGTTGGTTAAATGCTATTAATGAGAATAGTAATTCACTATTCTTAACAATAGGTCCTGGAGACTTTTTGGTTCATCATGCTATTGCTCTAGGTTTACATACAACTACATTGATCTTAGTAAAAGGTGCTTTAGATGCACGTGGTTCCAAGTTAATGCCAGATAAAAAGGATTTCGGTTATAGTTTTCCTTGTGATGGCCCGGGGCGGGGTGGTACTTGTGATATTTCGGCTTGGGACGCTTTTTATTTGGCAGTTTTCTGGATGTTAAATACCATTGGGTGGGTTACTTTTTATTGGCACTGGAAGCACATCACATTATGGCAGGGTAACGTTTCACAGTTTAATGAATCTTCCACTTATTTGATGGGATGGTTAAGAGATTATTTATGGTTAAACTCTTCCCAACTTATCAATGGATATAACCCTTTTGGTATGAATAGTTTATCTGTCTGGGCGTGGATGTTCTTATTTGGACATCTTGTTTGGGCTACTGGATTTATGTTCTTAATTTCTTGGCGTGGATATTGGCAGGAATTGATTGAAACTTTAGCATGGGCGCACGAACGTACACCCTTGGCCAATTTGATTCGATGGAGAGATAAACCGGTGGCACTTTCCATTGTGCAAGCAAGATTGGTTGGATTAGCTCACTTTTCTGTAGGTTATATATTCACTTATGCAGCCTTCTTGATTGCCTCTACATCAGGAAAATTTGGTTAA
- the rps4 gene encoding ribosomal protein S4 has translation MSRYRGPRFKKIRRLGALPGLTNKRPRAGNDLRNQSRSEKKSQYRIRLEEKQKLRFHYGLTERQLLKYVHIAGKAKGSTGEVLLQLLEMRLDNILFRLGMASTIPGARQLVNHRHILINGRIVDIPSYRCKPRDIITARDEQKSRALIQNSLDSSPHEELPKHLTLYPFQYKGLVNQIIHNKWVGLKINELLVVEYYSRQT, from the coding sequence ATGTCGCGTTATCGAGGACCTCGTTTCAAAAAAATACGTCGCCTGGGGGCTTTACCAGGACTAACTAATAAAAGACCTAGAGCTGGAAATGATCTTAGAAACCAATCGCGTTCTGAGAAAAAATCTCAATATCGCATTCGTCTAGAAGAAAAACAAAAATTGCGTTTTCATTATGGTCTTACAGAACGACAATTACTTAAATATGTTCATATCGCCGGAAAAGCTAAGGGGTCAACAGGTGAGGTTTTATTACAATTACTTGAAATGCGTTTAGATAACATCCTTTTTCGATTAGGTATGGCTTCGACTATTCCCGGAGCCCGCCAATTAGTTAACCATAGACATATTTTAATTAATGGTCGCATAGTAGATATACCGAGTTATCGTTGCAAACCGCGAGATATTATTACGGCGAGGGATGAACAAAAATCCAGAGCTTTGATTCAGAATTCTCTTGATTCATCCCCTCATGAGGAATTACCAAAACATTTGACTCTTTACCCATTCCAATATAAAGGATTAGTTAATCAAATAATACATAATAAATGGGTCGGTTTGAAAATAAATGAATTACTAGTGGTAGAATATTATTCTCGTCAGACTTAA